In Cellulomonas sp. JZ18, the DNA window GCAGCAGCGAGATCTCGGCGGGCTCGCAGCCCCAGGACGTCCGCGTCACGACCGCCATGAGGTCGCGGGTGGCCCGCGTGGTCCGGCGGGCGGCGAGCCAGTCCCCGAGCGTCCGGGCGTCGAGGGCCGCGGCGCCCGGCGCGTCCCAGGGGCGTCCCAGGGGGATCCCGCGGCTCGCGCGCGCGAAGGCCGACCGGGTGCGGGCGAGGTCGAGGAGCGCGACCGTGCCGACGGGCGGGATCGTGCCCCGGTAGCGCCGCACGCGCCCGCGCCGGAGCAGGAGGTTGTCGCCGGCCTCGTGGGTCGGCCGGCGGTGGACGCCGACCTCGTCGGCCAGTGCCGCGATCCGGTCGTGGTCCGGCCCGACGAACGTCCCGCCCAGGTCGGCGTGGCCGCCGGCGACCGTGGCCGACAGGACCCGGCCGCCGACCCGGTCGAGCGCCTCGAGCACCCGCACCGTCAGGCCGTGCCGCTGCAGGGTGCGCGCGGCGGCGAGGCCGGACAGCCCGGCCCCCACCACCACGACGTCGACCTCCGCGTCGGCGCCGGCACTCTGCGCCATGCGGGGAGTCTGGCACCGCCGGCCGCCGGATCCGACCCCGTGGCGGCGTCCGACGTGGTGAGGTGTCCCGGTGACGACGACGTTCCTGCGGCCCGGCGACCGCGTGCTCCTGACCGGCGACTCCGTCACCGACGGGGGTCGCGACCGCGCCGACCCGACGAGCCTGGGCCACGGGTACGCGGGTGTCGTCGCCGCGCTGGCCGGCGCCCGGCGTCCCGAGTGGGACCTCGTGTTCCTCAACCGCGGCGTCGGCGGCGACACCGCCGCGACCCTGCGGGACCGGTGGGACGTCGACGCGCTGGCCCTCGAGCCGACCGTCGTCTCCGTGCTGGTCGGGATCAACGACACGTGGCGCCGCTACGACCGGGGCGTGGTCACGACCGCCGAGGAGTACGAGGAGCACCTGCGGGCCGTGCTCACCTCCGCACGCGAGCGGCTGGACGCCCGGCTCGTGCTGGTCGAGCCGTTCCTCGTCCCGGTGACCCCCGGGCAGCACCTGTGGCGCGCGGACCTGGACCCGCGGATCGCCGTGGTCCGGCGCCTGGCCGCCGAGCTGCGCGCGGTGCTGGTGCCGGCGGACGGCCTGCTCGCGGCCGCCGCCGTGCGCACGTCCCCCGAGCGGTGGGCGTACGACGGCGTGCACCCGACCCCCGCGGGCCACGGCCTGCTCGCCGAGGCGTGGCTGCGCGCGGTCGGCGTCGGCCCCGGGCCGTCCTGACGGGCGACGCTCCGCGGACGACCTTTGCGCACCGTCCCGGACGCCGCTACGGTCGCCCGGGACCGGCCGTGCGGCCGGACAGGACACCGGTGGGGCTGCCCGCCGCACCCGACGAGGAGAGCGATGAGCGCGCACCACGCCGCTGCCGCCCTCGTCGTGCGCGCCCGTGCGGCGCGCACCTGTTGTCGCTGTCGGTAGAGCGCTGGCTGCGCACACGCCCCCGGGCGTGACCGCACCGCACCACCGCGCGCCAGCGCTCGCCCCGGCAGGCCGTCACCCGGCGCCCCACGGGCTTCTCCCCCACGATGGGACCGACCGGCCCGCGGCCTGCACCCCGCGCCACCGCGTCGCACCGCGGCGCAGCAGCCCGCACCGTCCCCCACCGCCGCCCGCGGGCGGCCCCGACCGAAGAGGAACCATGGCACGCATCTACGAGGACGCGACCGCGCTCGTCGGCAACACCCCGCTGGTCCGCATCAACAAGCTCACCGAGGGTGCCGGCGCGACCGTGGTCGGCAAGCTGGAGTTCTACAACCCGGCCAACTCGGTCAAGGACCGCATCGGCGTCGCGATCATCGACGCCGCGGAGAAGTCGGGCGACCTGAAGCCGGGCGGCACGATCGTCGAGGCCACGTCGGGCAACACCGGCATCGCGCTGGCGTTCGTCGGCGCCGCCCGCGGCTACGACGTCGTGCTGACGATGCCCGAGACGATGTCGAAGGAGCGCCGCGCCCTCCTGCGCGCGTTCGGCGCCGAGCTCATCCTGACGCCGGGCTCCGAGGGCATGAAGGGCGCGGTCAACCGGGCCAACGAGATCGTCGCCGAGCGTCCGGGCGCGATCCTCGCCCGCCAGTTCGCGAACGAGGCGAACCCCGAGGTGCACCGCCGCACGACGGCGGAGGAGATCTGGGCCGACACGGACGGCGAGATCGACATCCTCGTCGCCGGCATCGGCACGGGCGGCACCATCACCGGCGTCGGCCAGGTGCTCAAGGAGCGCAAGCCGGGCGTGCAGATCGTCGGCGTCGAGCCGGCCGAGTCGCCGATCCTCAACGGCGGCGCCCCCGGGCCGCACAAGATCCAGGGCATCGGCGCGAACTTCGTGCCGGAGATCCTCGACACGTCGGTGTACGACGAGATCGTCGACGTCGACGCCGAGACGGCCGTCGCGTGGGCGCGGCGCGCGGCGCGCGAGGAGGGGCTGCTCGTGGGCATCTCCTCCGGCGCCGCCCTGTACGCCGCGACCGAGCTGGCCAAGCGCCCGGAGAACGCGGGCAAGCTGATCGTCGCGATCATCCCGTCGTTCGGCGAGCGGTACCTGACGTCGGTGCTCTACGCCGACCTGCTCGACTGACACCCGCGCCCGGCCGCCGTCCTGCGCGACGGCGGCCGGGCGTCGTCATCCCGCGCGGCAGCGCACCACCGGCGACGGAGCACCCATGCGACACCTCACCGACTTCCTGCGCGTGCTGCGCGACGACCTCGACGCGGCGCACGCGCACGACCCCGCGGCGCGTTCCCGGCTCGAGGTCGCGCTGGGCTACCCGGGCGTGCACGCCATCTGGGTGTACCGGCTCGCCCACCGGATGTGGCAGGTGCTCCCCCTGCGGCTGCCGGCACGGCTGCTGTCCCAGCTGGCCCGCGCCGCGACCGGCGTCGAGATCCACCCGGGCGCACGCATCGGCGCCCGCCTGTTCATCGACCACGGCATGGGCGTGGTCGTGGGCGAGACCGCGGAGGTCGGGGACGACGTCGTCCTGTTCCACGGGTCCACGCTCGGCGGCAAGACGATGAAGCGCGGCAAGCGGCACCCCACCCTCGGCGACGGCGTGGTCGTCGGTGCCGGCGCGAAGGTCCTGGGGCCGGTCTGGGTCGGCGACGGCGCGCAGATCGGCGCGAACGCGGTGGTCATCCACGACGTCCCGGCGGGGGCGATCGCGGTCGGCGTCCCGGCGCAGGTGCGCCGGCGCCCCGCGGCGGCGCCGTTCGACGCCGAGGTCGACGACCCGGCCATCTACATCTGAGCTCCGGGGCGGTGCCGCACGCCGCCCGCGAGGTGCCGTGAGCCGTCGGCCCCGACCAGGTGGGTCGGGGCCGACGGCCGCTGCCGCCCGTCAGCCGCTGACGGTGAAGGTCAGCGTGTCGGTGTACCGGCGACCGTGGGCGTCGGTCGCCGTGACCGTCGCCGTGTGCTCGCCCGCGGCCAGGTCCGCCGGGAGCTCGAGCCGCCACAGGTGGCTCGTGCGGTCCGCGACCGACCCGCCGTGGACGAGCTGCTGCTGGACCGCGACCGGGTCGGAGTGCTCCGCCCCGACGAGCTGGCCCTCGCCGCGCATCGGCTGCGTGCGCACCGCGCTCACGGGCCGACCGCCGTCGATCCGTGCGACGACCTTCGCGCCCGTGGAGCCCATCCAGAAGTTCGTGGTCAGCCACGTCGTGCCCTGCAGGTCGGCGCGCGAGACGACCAGCGGGTCCGTGAGCTCGGGAGCCGAGCCGACCGCGCCGCGGTGCGCCGCGAACCACTCCCGGTACCGCGGGGTGTTGAGGCCCAGCGCCATCTGCTCGGCGTCGTCGCCCCCGCGCACGGTGAACCGCTCGCGGACGTGCCGGCCGCGGATGTCGAGCGTGAGCACGCCGGGCTTGCCGCCGTCGCGCTGCAGCGCCGTCGGGTACCCCTCCGGCTGCACGGCACCGGAGTACCAGTCCCCGGAGATGGCGCCGACCGTGATGTGGTCGAACGGCAGCGCGTCGATCCCGAAGAGGTTCTTCCAGCCGGCGAGGCTGTCGCCCTTCTCGAGGTTCTCGATGCTGTGCGTGTGCCCGCCGAGGGAGAGCACCTCGCGCCCCTCGAGGATCTCGACGACCTCGCGCACCTGCGCGACCTGGTGCTTGGCGCTGTCGCTGTCGGCGAAGTCGAGCAGCGGGATGTGCGCCGCCACGACGACCAGCCGGTCGCGCGGCACGGCGGCGATGTCGTTGCGGAGCCACTCGAGCTGGCGGGCGTCCAGCGCGCCCGTGTAGCCGCCCGGCACCGGGTACTCGACGGTGTTGAGCGCGACGACGTGCACCTTGCCGACGTCGTAGGAGTAGTACTCCGGCGCGAGGTGGGCCTTGAAGGTGTCGAAGGTGTGCGCGGAGTCGGTGGCGTCGAAGTCCAGGTCGTGGTTGCCCGGCAGGAAGCGCGCCGGGCCGTTGATCATCCGGACGAGCTCGCGCGTCTGCGGGTACAGCGACAGGTCGTCGCCGACGACGTCACCGACGAACAGGGCGCCGCAGCCGGTGTAGTCCGTCCGCTCGGCGAGGTCGGCGAACGCGCCGGCGCGCGCGTACTCGACCTCGGCGAGGTCGTAGGTCTGGATGTCGCCGCCGATGAGGCAGTGCTGCTCGTGGCTCGCGGTGAGGCCGCTGCGCACGAGGGGGAAGTTCACCTGGTCGGGCAGCTCGCCCGTCGGGGCGAGACCGCCGTAGCGCAGCGGCGGCGACCCGGCCGGCAGGTGGTGGTAGAAGAAGCGGGCGACGTTGTCGTCGTCGACCGGCACCTGGTACCCGGCGGGCTGCGTGACGAAGACGGTGAAGTTGTCGGTCGCGGGCAGCGAGTACCGCCCGTGCCGGTCGGTCCGCGTGACCTCGAGACCGTTCGAGACCACCACGCCGGGCACACCGCGCTCCCCGCGGTCCTGCCGGGAGTTGCGGTTGCGGTCGTCGAAGACGGTGCCGTCGACGACGCCCTGGTCCTCGTCCGGGCCCGGGACGACGTGGACGTCGCCGCGGTAGGCGGTCCGGTCCCACGAGTGCCCCGGGCGGTCGCCGTGGCGCCCCTCGGCGTGGGCGGTCGGCGCGAGCACGAGGCCCGAGACGCAGAGCGTCGTCGCGGCGACGGCGATCGAGGTCACGGCGGTGCGGCGTGCGGTCGGTCTCACGACTTTCCTCCCCCTGTCGGTTGCGGCCGGGCCTGGCGGCCGGCCACGACCACCGTCACAGCCGTGGATGACATCCGGCCGCAGGGCGACCGACGAGCGGGTGAAGTTCGCGTGCCGCGGCGGACTTGTTATAGATGTTGGGTAACTACTAGGCTCGGGACGTGCTCTTCCGCATCGACACCGCCTCCGGCGAGCCGCTGTACGCCCAGCTCGCCGCACAGGTGCGCTCCGGCGTCGCCCGGGGCGAGCTGCGCGCCGGCGAGCGGCTGCCGTCCGCACGGGAGCTCGCCGGGGCGCTCGACGTCAACCTGCACACCGTCCTGCACGCCTACCAGGACCTGCGGGACGAGGGCGTCATCGAGCTCCACCGGGGCCGGGGCGCCGTCGTGGCCGCGCGCGCCGGCGCCGACCTGAGCGAGCTGCACGACGCCGTCGCCCGGCTGGCGCAGGTCGCGCGCCGGCTCGCCGTCGCCCCGGAGACCGTCACCACCCTCGTCAAGGAGGCCCTGCGATGACCGCACCGCACCCCGCCAACCCGGCCGGTCCCGTGCCGCACCGCGGCAGCAGCGTCCTGCTGTGCGGCGTCGTCCCGCTCGTCGTCGTGGGCGCCGCCACCGGCGTCGCGCTCTCGTGGGCGCCCGACCTGCCCGACCCCGTGGCGACCCACTGGGGCCCGTCGGGCGTCGACGGCTTCGACACCCTGCCCCGCCTGCTCCTCGGCACGGGCGCGGTCACGCTCGCCCTCGCGGCGGCCGCCCTCGTCCTGGCGCTCGTCGCGGGACGTCAGGCGTCCGTGCGCCGCCTGTGCGCCGGCGTGGCGACCGGCCTGGCGGTCGGGATGTCGGCGCTGGTCCTGGGCACGCTGCACGCGCAGCGCGGGCTGGCGGACGCGCGGGACGTCGGGACGTGGGCGCGGCGGTCACGGCGATGCTCGTCGGCGGGCTCGTCGCGGGGGCCCTCGCCGCCTGGGCGGTCCCCGGCGACCGCGCGCTCCCCGCGGAGCGCCCGGTCGACCCGGCCGCCCCCGGGTGCCCCTGGCGGAGCACGAGCGGGCGGCGTGGACCCGGACCGCGTCGGGGTCGACCGTGCTCGTGGCGGGGGGCGCGGCCGTGCTGCTCGTCGCGGGCCTCGCGATCACGATGCCGATGCCCGCGCTGTGGCTGCTGGTCGTCGTGCTCGCGGCCCTGCTGGCCGCCATGTCGGTGTTCCGCGTGCGCGTCGACGCCGCCGGGCTCACCGCCCGGTCCGCGCTCGGCTGGCCGACGCTGCGGGTGCCGCTCGAGGAGGTCGAGGAGGCGCGCACGGTGACGGTCGACCCGTTGGCCGACTTCGGCGGCTGGGGCTACCGCGTCGGTGCTCAGGGACGCGTCGGCGTGGTCCTGCGCAGGGGCGAGGGCCTCGAGGTCCGGCGCACGGGCGGCCGCGCCACGGTCGTGACCGTGGACGACGCGGCCACGGCGGCCGCCCTGCTCAACACGCTCGCGGACCGCTCGCGCGGGGCTACCCGCGGGTAACGTGTCGCCGCGTGCGCCGGCCGACCGGCGGGTGCGTCGACGGCGACGGAGGACCACGGATGCGACTGGGCTACCACACCGGCTACTGGTCGGCGGGTCCGCCCCGGGTGCGCAGGAGGCGGTGCAGGCCGCGGACGCACTGGGCCTGGACTCCGTCTGGACCGCGGAGGCGTACGGGTCCGACGCCTTCACGCCGCTCGCGTGGTGGGGCGCCGGCACCCGGCGCGTGCGGCTCGGCACGGCGATCGCCCAGGTGTCCGCCCGCACCCCGACGGCCACCGCGATGGCCGCGCTGACGCTCGACCACCTGTGCGGGGGCCGGTTCGTGCTGGGGCTGGGCGCCTCGGGCCCGCAGGTCGTCGAGGGCTGGTACGGGCAGCCGTACCCGCGGCCGCTGGCCCGGACGCGGGAGTTCGTGGCGGTCGTGCGGCAGGTGCTGGCCCGCGAGGCGCCCGTGCGGTTCGACGGGGACTTCTACCGGCTGCCGCTGCCGGCCGACCAGGGCGCAGGGCTCGGCAAGGCGCTGCGCTCGACGGTGCACCCCCTGCGCGCCGACCTGCCGATCCACCTGGCGGCGGAGGGGCCGCGCAACGTCGCGCTGGCCGCCGAGCTCGCCGACGGCTGGCTGCCCCTCTTCTACTCCCCGCGCATGGACGCGGAGTACCGGAACCGGCTGGCGGACGGGTTCGCCCGGCGGTCGGCCGCGCTGCGTCCGGCCGAGGACTTCGAGGTGGTCGCGACCGTGCCGGTCGTGCTCGCCGGGTCGGTGGAGGAGGCGGCCGACGTCGTGCGTCCCTTCGTCGCGCTGTACGCGGGCGGCATGGGCGCCAAGGGGGCGAACTTCCACCGCGACGTGCTCGACCGGCTCGGCTACGCCGAGGCGTGCGACGAGGTGCAGGCGCACTTCCTGGCGGGCGACCGGGCGCGCGCGGCCGCGGCCGTGCCCACCGAGCTCGTGCGGGACGTCGCGCTGGTCGGCACGGAGGACGACGTCCGTGCGCAGCTGCCGGCGTGGCGCGCGACGGCCGTCACGACCGTGCTCGCGCAGACGGACCCGCGCACGCTGCCCCGGCTCGCCGCGCTGTGGGCGCAGGAGGAGGGCGGCGCGGTGGCGGGCGGGTGAGCGGGCCGGCGCGGGGTCCGCGCCGGCGAGGGACGTCCCGAGGGGCGGGAGGTGCGACCTCCCGCCCCCTCGGCGCGCCCAGGCACGGACGTCGTTGCCCCGGTCCTGGACGCCCGGCTACAGTGCGTCCGAGACGTGGTCACCGCGTCTCACCAGCCGAGACCACGCCGACGGACGGAGGAGGACGACATGACGACGACGCGCGCACTCGTCCCCGTCGCCCCGTCGGCGCTCATGTGCCGGTGCTGTCGGTCGTGCTGCTGCACGCCCCGCACCGGCGCCCGCTGACCCCCAGCACGCCGACCCGCTCCCCCGCGGGTCACGCCGGTGCCCGCCCCCTCGTGGGCGCCCGGCCCGCCGGACGTCCGCGCCCGACCCCCGGGACGTCCCATGGCCCTCACCACCCCGGTCCGCACCGACCGACCCGCGCACGGCGTCGTGCTGCAGGACGTGCGCCGCACGTTCGCGACATCCGCGGGCGCGCGGCCCGTGCTGCGCGGCGTCGACCTCGAGCTGCGCGCGGGCGAGATCGTCGCGCTCGTCGGGCCCTCCGGCTGCGGCAAGTCGACGCTGCTGCGGCAGGTGAGCGGCCTGGACACCCCGGACGGCGGACGCGTCCTGCTCGACGGCACCCCGGTGGCGGGCATCGACCGCCGCACGGCCGTGGCGTTCCAGGAGCCGCGGCTGCTGCCCTGGCGGACGCTCGCCGCGAACGTCGCGCTCGGGCTGCCCCGCGGGACGCCGAAGGACGCCGGCCGCGAGCGGGTGGCGGAGCTGCTGCGCCTCGTCGGTCTCGAGGAGTCGGCCGACCTGCGCCCGCGGCAGGTCTCGGGCGGCATGGCGCAGCGCGCGTCCCTGGCCCGGGCCCTGGCCCGCAACCCCGGTGTGCTGCTGCTGGACGAGCCGTTCGGCGCCCTCGACGCGCTGACCCGGCTGCGCATGCAGGACCTGCTGCTCGACGTGCACGCGGCGGAGCCGGCGACGGTCCTGCTCGTCACGCACGACGTCGAGGAGGCGCTGTACCTCGCGGACCGCGTGCTCCTGCTGCGTTCGCTCGCGGGCCGCGCCGACGACCTCGGCAGCGTCGCCCGCGTCATCGACGTGCCCGGCCGCCGGCCCCGCGACCGCGCGGACCAGCGCCTCGCCGAGCTGCGCGCCGAGCTGCTCGAGGGCCTGGGCGTCGCCACGCACCACGTCCGCCCGGGCGACCCCGACGCGCACCACTCCATCTGACCCCCTCCCTCTCCCCCTCCCGGCCCCGGCCGCCTCCCCGAAGGACCACCGATGACCCTGCGCACCTCCGTCCCCGCCACCGCGCTGGCCCTCGTGACCGCCCTGGCGCTGGCCGGCTGCGTGCCCGGCGAGGGCTCCGCCCCGGCCGCCGCCGAGCCCGGCGGGACCGCGTCCGGCGACACCGGCTGGAGCACCGACACGCTCGACATCGACTTCGCGACGTACAACCCGCTCAGCCTGGTCATCAAGGACCAGGGCTGGCTGGAGGAGACGTTCGGCGACGAGGTCACCGTGAACTGGGTGCAGTCGGCCGGGTCGAACAAGGCGAACGAGGCGCTGCGCGCGGGCGCCGTGGACGTCGGCTCGACGGCGGGCTCGGCGGCCCTCCTGGCGCGCTCCAACGGCTCGCCGATCCGCACCATCGACATCTACTCGCAGCCGGAGTGGTCGGCGATCGTCGTGCCCGCCGGCTCGGACATCACCTCGGTCGCGGACCTCGCGGGCCGCTCGGTCGCGGCCACCAAGGGGACGGACCCCTACTTCTTCCTGCTCCAGTCGCTCGAGGAGGCCGGCGTCCCGCTCGACCAGGTGGAGGTCCAGAACCTCCAGCACGCCGACGGGCGCACCGCTCTCGAGCAGGGCTCCGTCGACGCGTGGTCGGGCCTCGACCCGATCATGGCGGCGAGCGAGGCCGAGTCGGGCACGCAGCTGGTCTACCGCAACATCGACTTCAACACCTACGGGTTCCTCAACGCGACCGAGGACTTCCTCGAGCAGAGCCCCGACGTCGCGCAGGCGGTCGTCGACGCGTACGAGAAGGCACGCGCCTGGGCGCAGGAGAACCCCGACGAGGTCGTCGCGATCCTCGCCGAGGTCGCGGGCATCGAGCCGGCCGTGGCGGCCAAGGTCATCGGCGAGCGCACCAACCTCGCGGTCGACCCGGTCCCGGGCGACGCGCAGCGCGAGGTGCTCGAGGTCGTCGGGCCGATCTTCGTGGAGTCGGGCGACGTCGCGAGCCAGGAGGCGATCGACACCGCCCTCGACGAGCTGTTCGAGCCGAGGTTCGCGCAGGAGGCGGACCCCGCGCGCATCGACGGCTGACCCACCGCGGCGCCCCGCTCCCCCGGCGGGCGCCGCGGACCCGACCGCCCCTCCTCGTCCCCCAGGAGCAGTCATGACCGACCACGTCGCCGGGACCGGCACCGGCCCCGTGACCGACCGCGCGGGCCGCCCGCTGCGCGCGCTCAACCCGTTCGACGCGATGCGCGGTGCCGACGCCGCGCCCGCCACCGGCCCCGCCGCACCGGGCCGGCCCCGGGGCGGCTTCTGGTCCCGCCCGGTCGTGCGGGTCGTCGGCGGGGCGCTGCTGCCGCTGCTCCTGCTCGCCGTGTGGCACGCCGTGACGGCCGGCGGCCTCGTGCCGCCGTACCAGCTGCCCGCACCGGCGTCGGTGTGGGACGCGGCGCTCGACCTGCTCGCGCGCGGTCAGCTCCAGACGCACGTCGCGATCTCGGTGCAGCGCGTGCTCATCGGGTTCGTCACCGGTGCGGCGGTCGGACTGGTGCTCGGCTCGCTCGTGGGCCTGTCGCGGGCCGCGGACGTGCTGCTCGCCCCGCTGCTCGGCGCGGTGCGGGCCGTGCCGTCGCTCGCGTGGGTGCCGCTGCTCATCCTCTGGCTGAAGATCGGCGAGGAGTCGAAGGTCACGCTCATCGCGATCGGCGCCTTCTTCCCCGTGTACACGACGGTCGCGGCCGCGCTGCGGCACGTCGACCCGCACCTGGTGGAGGCGGGGCGCGCGTTCGGCCTGCGCGGCGTGCGGCTGCTGCAGACCGTGCAGCTGCCCGCCGTCCTGCCGTCCGTGCTGTCGGGGCTGCGGCTCGCCCTCGCGCAGGCCTGGCTGTTCCTCGTCGCGGCCGAGCTCATCGCCTCCTCGATGGGGCTGGGCTTCCTGCTGAACGACTCGCAGTACAGCGGCCGCGTGGACCGCATCCTGCTCGCGATCGTGCTGCTCGCGCTGCTGGGCAAGCTGTCCGACTCCCTCGTCGCCCTCGGCGAGCGTGCGCTGCTGCGGAGGTACGCATGAGCACCATCACGGCCCTGCAGTCCGAGACGCGCACGTACGCGCCGCCGCCCGAGCTGGCGGCGGCCGCGAACGTCGGCCCGGGCGCGTGGGAGCGCGCCGAGGCCGACCCCCTCGCGTTCTGGGAGGACGCGGCCCGGCGCCTGCGCTGGGACACGCCCTGGCACACGGCGCACACCTGGGCGCCGCCGGTCCCGGTGCCCGGCGGCGCCGAGGACGCGCTCACCGTCCCCGAGGCCCGCTGGTTCGTCGGCGGGCGCCTCAACGTGGCGGTGAACTGCGTGGACCGCCACGTCGACGAGGGCCGCGGCGACGTCGTGGCGCTGCACGTCGAGGGCGAGCGGGGCGACCGCCGCTCGCTCACGTACGCCCAGCTCCAGCGCGAGGTGGCCCGCGCGGCCAACGCGCTCACGGCGCTCGGCGTCGGGCCGGGCGACCGCGTCGTCGTCTACCTGCCCGTGCTCGCCGAGACCGTCGTGGTGACGCTCGCGATCGCCCGCATCGGCGCCGTGCACTCGCTCGTGTTCGGCGGGTTCTCGGCCGAGGCGCTGCGCTTCCGCGTGCAGGACACCGGTGCGAAGGTCCTCGTGACGAGCGACGGCCAGGTCCGCCGCGGCGTGGACGTCGAGGTGAAGTCCACCGCCGACGCGGCGGTCGCGGGGCTGGACCACGTCGAGCACGTGCTCGTCGTGCGCAGGACCGGCCAGGACGTGCCGTGGACGGAGGGCCGCGACGTCTGGTGGCACGACGTCGTCGACACGGCGCCGGACGTGCACGAGGCGGGGTCGTTCGACGCCGAGCACCCGCTGTTCGTCATCTACACCTCGGGCACCACCGGGAAGCCGAAGGGCCTCGTGCACACCGCCGGCGGCTACCTGACGCACGCGGCCTGGTCGTACTGGGCGGCGTTCGACCACAAGCCGTCGGACGTGCACTGGTGCACCGCGGACCTCGCCTGGGTCACCGCCCACACGTACGTCCTGTACGGGCCGCTCGCGAACGGCGCGACCCAGGTGATCTACGAGGGCACGCCCGACACGCCGCACCGCGCCCGGCACCTCGAGGTCATCGAGCGCTACGGGGTGACGACCTACTACACCGCGCCGACCCTGATCCGGACCTTCATGACGTGGTTCGGCGACGACCTGCCGCCGCGGCCCGACGGCACGCCGTACGACCTGTCGACGGTCCGCCTGCTCGGCACCGTCGGTGAGGCGATCAACCCCGAGGCGTGGGTGTGGTTCCGCCGCACGTTCGGGGCCGACCGCGCCCCGGTCGTCGACACCTGGTGGCAGTCCGAGACCGGTGCGGCGATGATCGCGCCGCTGCCCGGCGTCACGACCCTCAAGCCCGGGTCGGCCACACGGCCGCTTCCCGGCGTCGCCGCGAAGGTCGTCGACGACGCCGGCGTCGAGGTCGCCCCGGGGCAGGGTGGGTACCTCGTCGTCGAGCGGCCCTGGCCGGGCATGGCCCGCACGGTGTGGGGCGACCCACGCCGCTACCTCGACGCGTACTGGCGGCGCTTCGCCGGGCACGGGCCGCACGGCGCGTACTTCCTCGCCGGCGACGGCGCGTCGTACGACGAGGACCGCTACGTGTGGCTGCTGGGGCGCATCGACGACGTCATCAACGTCTCCGGCCACCGGCTGTCGACCATCGAGGTGGAGTCCGCGCTCGTCGCGCACCCCGCCGTCGGCGAGGCGGGCGTGGCCGGTGTCGCCGACCCCGTGACGGGTCAGGCGATCGCGGCGTTCGTCGTGCCGGCCGCGCCCCCCGGCGACGTCGACGACCACGCCGCGTGGCTCGCCGCCGCGGCGGAGGTCCGCGAGGCGCTGCGCGCGCACGTCGCCGCCGAGATCGGGCCGGTCGCCAAGCCGCGCCACGTGCTGGTCGTGCCGGAGGTCCCCAAGACCCGGTCGGGCAAGATCATGCGCAGGCTGCTCACGCAGCTCGTCGAGGGCACGCCGCTGGGCGACACCACCTCGCTGCAGAACCCGTGGGCCGTCGACCAGGTGGCCGCGCTCGTCGCGGCGGCCGGGCTGCGCACGACCCCCTGACCACCCGTCCCCCGACCACCGCCGCGGCACGGCGACCCCGCGCCGCGGCACCACGGCCGTCCCCTGCGGCCCCCGTCCCCCGAGGAGCACCGTGAGCGAGCACCGCTTCGGCTTCCGCACCCGCGCCCTGCACGCCGGCGGCATCCCCGACGCCGCCACCGGCGCACGCGCCGTGCCGATCTACCAGACGACGTCGTTCGTGTTCCAGGACACCGCCGACGCGGCGAACCTGTTCGCGCTGCAGAAGTACGGGAACATCTACTCCCGCATCGGCAACCCCACCGTCGCGGCGCTCGAGGAG includes these proteins:
- the acs gene encoding acetate--CoA ligase, which translates into the protein MSTITALQSETRTYAPPPELAAAANVGPGAWERAEADPLAFWEDAARRLRWDTPWHTAHTWAPPVPVPGGAEDALTVPEARWFVGGRLNVAVNCVDRHVDEGRGDVVALHVEGERGDRRSLTYAQLQREVARAANALTALGVGPGDRVVVYLPVLAETVVVTLAIARIGAVHSLVFGGFSAEALRFRVQDTGAKVLVTSDGQVRRGVDVEVKSTADAAVAGLDHVEHVLVVRRTGQDVPWTEGRDVWWHDVVDTAPDVHEAGSFDAEHPLFVIYTSGTTGKPKGLVHTAGGYLTHAAWSYWAAFDHKPSDVHWCTADLAWVTAHTYVLYGPLANGATQVIYEGTPDTPHRARHLEVIERYGVTTYYTAPTLIRTFMTWFGDDLPPRPDGTPYDLSTVRLLGTVGEAINPEAWVWFRRTFGADRAPVVDTWWQSETGAAMIAPLPGVTTLKPGSATRPLPGVAAKVVDDAGVEVAPGQGGYLVVERPWPGMARTVWGDPRRYLDAYWRRFAGHGPHGAYFLAGDGASYDEDRYVWLLGRIDDVINVSGHRLSTIEVESALVAHPAVGEAGVAGVADPVTGQAIAAFVVPAAPPGDVDDHAAWLAAAAEVREALRAHVAAEIGPVAKPRHVLVVPEVPKTRSGKIMRRLLTQLVEGTPLGDTTSLQNPWAVDQVAALVAAAGLRTTP
- a CDS encoding ABC transporter permease, whose product is MRGADAAPATGPAAPGRPRGGFWSRPVVRVVGGALLPLLLLAVWHAVTAGGLVPPYQLPAPASVWDAALDLLARGQLQTHVAISVQRVLIGFVTGAAVGLVLGSLVGLSRAADVLLAPLLGAVRAVPSLAWVPLLILWLKIGEESKVTLIAIGAFFPVYTTVAAALRHVDPHLVEAGRAFGLRGVRLLQTVQLPAVLPSVLSGLRLALAQAWLFLVAAELIASSMGLGFLLNDSQYSGRVDRILLAIVLLALLGKLSDSLVALGERALLRRYA